The DNA region AAATATTAGGTATGCTGAGCTTCGATTTCCTTCTAGGATACCCTTCATAGTGAAACTCGTTGTTCAAGGGAGCAATACAGATGGTCTCTCAAGTCTGTGTTGGTACAAAATCCATTTTGATGGATCCCACTGGCGGAAGTATCTGGAATCTCCaagggaggattttttttttttttttagtggttaGATGTGTGGTTTTCAAGATCCCTTACTGTAAAACCAGTTGGGCCTCTTGAGCATTTcttctgcaaccccccccccccccccaaaaaaaaaaaaaaccccagcatttACTTGGCTGTGTATGAGTGATAGCCCATAGTCTGTGGGACTTGGGCTAGAGCAAATTAGAAATGCAGGGGGCCAGGGGTCTGTAAGCTCTACATTTTACCCTTTTAACCTATGAGAGGCATGCAGGCAGCACAACACTAGTTCTCCGAGTTCCTACAGGAAACATTACAGATCCCAAGCCATTGAAGTAACAATAACTTTGGCAGCCTGTCAAAGGTTACTCTTTATAGATAATGCCAATTCTCTCTCTACTTTTCAAACACGTTCTGATGGGAAAAGAGGGCATTTAATTATGGAGGATTCTAAAGGGTTGCTACATACTACAAGCAGACATAAATGTTGATATGAAGCTGTTGCTATTTCAGTGTCTCTTGCATTACATGAAGCTTAAAAATGAGGTGTCATTTCTTTGCTCTGTCTAGCAGTTCTTGCATCTGATTCTGATCATCAATAGATGTCAGGCTGGTTTGAGCTCTTAAAGCATCACGACCTCACTGCTAACTTTTCTTGCTCTTAAATTCCAGTTATGTGGCTTAGCATTGACAGCAGAGTGCATCTACTTTGTGTCGGATCAGCATGGCCTCTACCCTTTGCTTGAAGCAACAGACAACGATGACATCTTTGCCGCAGCCTGGATTGGCATTTTCACTGGCTTCTGCTTCTTTGTCTTGGCACTACTTGGCATCATGGGAATAATGAAATCAAATAGGAAAATACTCTTGGCGGTAAGACAAAATCAAATCCAGGCAGCAAAACTAGAGAACATGGCACTTCCCAAATACAGCTGTTTTAGGGATTGAATTTAGCTATTGAATGATAAGTTTGTTCTAGAGGCTGTGGGTAGTCATTATCCCTTCAGATGCCGTTGGCAGACTTCTCCTCTGCTGCCATCTTGAATGCAATGAGGTAATGCTGTTATGGTAATGACAGCAATATATTCCTTTCTTAATTTTCTATCGCAGTGACTGTTATCGCCAGATGTTTAAAAGCTGGCTGTTCTTCCCTTGAGGCTAAGCAAATAAGACTAAATGTTTAAAGCAATATTCCTTCTCGGTAAAGCTGCATTCCTCTAAGACGACTGAATGTTGCCACATCAGAAGAATGATGTGCAAATTAATCTTAGAACTGGGGCCAGATTATCTAGTGTAGAAAGTATTTACtggaagcagtgaaaatactaccACCTCCCCTAGCACAGTCTGGACAGCTATACATCCAAGGTGCACTCTATAGAGCAAGGGTGGGCAGCCttacccagttgggttttcaagatttcccaaATGATTTAcccatttgggttttcaggatttccccaatgaatatgcatgatttctatttgcatgcactccctctatgtatgcagatagatctcatgcatattcattgtggaaatcctgaaaacccaaatgggttttggccctcaaggaccaagatTGCCCAATGCTCCTATAAAGCATGTAACtggaaaaacataagaatagaatTCTAAATGCTGTTCTTAGAATCTCTCTGTGCAGCACAAGCAATATGCCTTGCCGTTAGAAAGAAGCTCCAAGAAAAGAGAGATCTGATCTTTAAAAGAAATTTGAAAGCATATTTATCCAATATTTCTACACAAACTTAAGTAGGGTGTGCCTTGAATATTTGATTGCAtgttcaaaatatttttgtatgtgttttaatgtgtgatttctgttttagATAGGTGGAATGCTCATACAAGTCAGCTGTGCCATATTCCGATTGCATTAAGAATCTTGAAAATTAGATGGCATAGGTCAATGGGAGAACAATCCAAGAGGATGGCATAAGATAGACACAGAATTGCTCATTGTGAAGTCAGGGAAGCTAGATCCTGAGTAGTGCTGCAGGAATAGAATGTAGTTGGGCTTCATGTTTGATTTGtatagttttattttaatttgtatgtaCTCTTGTTCTCTgcctaggatttttagataaTGTGGATTAGAAGTAAAATTTATTTTATGATTATGATTATTCTGTTTGTCTCTTTCAAGTCATACTAGTCTCTTTCAAGTCAAGGGGATCTTGAGTTatcgcagcagggcccattttattcctatgggccctgttaaagataactcgagctaatcttttgtaaaagaccccccctaagtGAATTTGGCTGTTCATTTCACTAGTCTATTGTAACTTTACCTTAATGTCTTAATTCCTTTGTAACCTTCCATTTGTCCCCACACTGTTTTCGGATTTAAGGTAGGGCTTCTGTAGTGTTAATAGCAGGACCTAGTCTTTAGCAACTAAAGAGTACTATGATATCTGGTGATGGGTTAGATTGTTTATTTTTCCTAAAATCAAATGCAATCTTGGCTTACTCCTCTTGTGCTTTTTCTGTTTATAGTACCTGATTTTGATGTTCATAGTATACTGTTTTGAAATGGCATCTGCCATCACTGCAGCGACACATAGAGACTTTGTGAGTATCTGTTTCCTTTCTAGTATAATAAGTGTTGAAATTCCTGTTATGTAAAATTTGATGGTGATGGTTTTTCTTGAACCTAAGCAATTGTTTGAATTTTTGGTGGCTTGGGAAGGGAGGTCAGAATGTGATGGTATATCCCCTTGGTTGGCACGTAATCTGGCTGTCATTGTATAGGATTcatctgcctttaaaaaaaaaaaaccctccaacaaTATTGTGGACTGAGCGCTTATTTCCTCTAGTAAGGGGTTTTCCTTTTATTACTGGGGGCGgggtttttttctgatttttcttttcaagcatatgattgaatattttattttagaaAATTATACATAAAACAGAGTATGGAGTGACCCATTGGATATTGGGCATCCTGCATTTATAATAAGCTTGAGGAACCTTCTGAAGTGGTTCACAATAATACTAAggagtccttctactaagctgtgggaagcaCCAGCATGTACTTATTGCAGCTTACAAGGGCTTACCAAGGGGCATGCTCGAGCATCCTGCGGTAAGTTCCAGGTTAGCGCGCACACACCATCTACATTGCTGTGTGtgaactgattagtgcatgattaATGTTgtggtattgatgcccctgtacaagtcattggtgaggccccacctgaagtattaTATTCAGTTTTGCTAAAGATATAGGAAGACTtaaagcggtccagaggaaggtgacaaaaatgtcatggggcttgcgccaaaagacatacgagaagagacaggaagacctgaatattaagagtggcctattggttagtgcagtgggctttgatcctggcaacctggatttgatgcccactgcagctcttgtgaccttgggcgagtcactcaaccctccattgccccaggtacaacaactTGGACTGTgatccctctagggacagagaaagtacctacatatgtctagtagcacttttaGTAGTAGCAtaacctagaggagaggagggacaggggagatacaaTACAGACACTTAAATAGTTGAAAGATATCAATAGAGAAAAAAAtttcttccagagaaggggaatggTAAAACtagtggacatgaattgaggttgcagggggttagacttaggagtaatgtcagaaaactcTTTTTCATGGTGAGGGtgggttgatgcctggaatgccctcccgagggaggtggtggagagaaaaactggtgggatgaacacagaggatctccaactagaaaatgaatgacattttaaaataaaaaatcaaaacttaaaaGTGGttgcctatgtgtgtgtgtgtcaagtggtgcttagatggcaactctggctgtatcaaccaaggccggtgctgggctggcttgtacggtctgagtcctgcaAATAGCAATATGGTTCAAgatgggctgtagagagcttcGACAGAAACTCCAATAATTTGGAACACGAGGaccatgccaggcagacttttacggtctgcctctcgcaaatgacaagatggattcggataggcgggagtgggctttgacggcaactccagtaattggaacataaggacagagctgggtgggtggacttttacagtctgtgtcccagaaatgccaaagagatcATGATGAACTATATGTATCACATTCATTTTtcattaacacccccccccccccacacacacacacacacacagtggcgtaggaagggggagggcggtggggcggtccgccccgggtgcacgccgctggggaggtgttggctccgctggttccctgctccctcccaggttacttcctgttccggggcagagagagcagggaaccagtggagccgacgaagctcccagcgatgtgcacttggggcggatcggCATTCCCACCCGCCCCCCGTTTTTGTATGGCAGTAAGAATGTGCGCCGGGGGTGGTGCGCAgcgcgacccgccccgggtgtcagccgccctcgctatggcactgcaccccccccccccccccccccccccccccgttttacaaagctgtgctgcattgccgatacagcccattcaaagtgactgGGCTGTGGGCAGTACCACACCGTcaaccgctagcgtggctttgcaaACAGAGTCCtgaatcttgaattgagaatgaatgtgactgttggacagactggatggaccattcaggtctttatctgtcgttacTTACTATGTGagaccctactgccacctatttgtagtgttaagggctcatgcactaatcatttttttttttttttttttttaatggccatgcactaatagcaCCATTTGCAcatagccattaatacaaaaattttaaaaatccactattttacTGCTGCGctcaaaatggccttagcgtgcaggaaaagCACACACAAGGGTGCACTAAgtccattttttttgtgtgttgcttTGTACAAGAGCTCCTAAGGCATTTATACTACCTTCTACTCCAAATGCAACAAATTCTTTAAAGGTACCCATTTAGCCCCTGAGGCAAGGGGTAAAAATCTTTTTCAAATCTAAGAGTTCTGGTATATCATTGTGAAGCTGAtcttgactcttttttttttttttttttctttctacagTTTATTCCTAACCTGTTCCTGAAACAGATGCTGCAGTTGTACCAGAACCTCAACCCTGAGAATAATGACCACGCCTGGAAAATAAATGGAGTCAGCAAAACATGGGACCGCCTTATGCTGCTGGTGAGTGACAACGAATGTCATTGGAATAATGTTGGCCCCTCACAAATTTTTACTTTCTCTTTTTTAGCAGCTACCTACTTGCCAGCTTGTATTAGACAAAATGGTTTACTTATCGAAGAATATATGTGCACACTagtttttaacgcacattaaccatgAGTTAATGTACAGTTTATTTCCCTGCATTtactttttttgaaaaatatgtttataaaCTTTAAAATAAAAAGCACCACCCCCTTGATGTATCTCATGGAGCCCCGTAACCTATTCTATCCTATTTCAGAGCCAATACCGAGCAGGAGTGATCCTTGGTCACTCCTGCCCTGCTAATAGTATACATCAAAATAACACCAGCAGGATAGGAGCAACTGATAAGTGCACCTGCccccactcctccccctccccatttcagTAAGCAACCTGGAGGAGTGGGGACTCTTCTGCTAGATTAAACATTAAAAGGGTGGAATCTGGAGTGATGAGATTGACTTGTCCCATTttgtgaggtgggaggggtagcTTGTAAGGGAATGGCAAAGATGCACAGAAGCCTGGAGGGGAGCTGTGAAAAGCTTGTCAATATGAGGTACACAAGGAAGAAAAACACTTCATTTTCTAACCAAAGAACACaatttgtttttctaattttGAACCCAAAACACATCCTGACAGCTCTGCAGTTAGTACAAAAATTGATGTTTCTAGAAGCAGCAGAGTAAACTTCCCTGTTTAAGACCAGCTATGATAAGTTTGCATGGATCTGAAATGTTTCCGGTGAAAAGTTATGTGGACAATAAGATGGCCACCTTTTTAAGTATGGAAACCCTCTTTGAAGAGCTACTGCACATACAGCACTGGCATAAAGGTTTAGCCTAggtcaagggttctcaacccagtctttgggacaactcaagttttcaggataccctcaatgaatGTTTAATGATGATGCActtctgggtgggggaggggtagggcagggctgatgccgggctacatgtggggggggggggggggggtagggaagggctgatgctgggagggcagggcaggggtgggggacctgggctacagggagggatgggggtaaGGACAGG from Microcaecilia unicolor chromosome 5, aMicUni1.1, whole genome shotgun sequence includes:
- the UPK1B gene encoding uroplakin-1b; the encoded protein is MAKEDEGVRIFQGILIFGNVVIALCGLALTAECIYFVSDQHGLYPLLEATDNDDIFAAAWIGIFTGFCFFVLALLGIMGIMKSNRKILLAYLILMFIVYCFEMASAITAATHRDFFIPNLFLKQMLQLYQNLNPENNDHAWKINGVSKTWDRLMLLNHCCGVNGPSDWQAYTSSFRSVNNDADFPWPRQCCRMNDLGQPVNLGACKLGVPGYYWNTGCYDEIAGPLMRHAWGVAWFGFAILCWTFWVLLGTMFYWSRIEY